From Brevibacterium ihuae, the proteins below share one genomic window:
- a CDS encoding cupin domain-containing protein: MSENDRADRGRPHVLTNTLDAARAALDSGDGGAVWRIDDPHRGLDSNLVALPAGDGITEHRGPDLDVLVHVVRGSGTLTGGGKEIALAAGDLVLLPRLSERGFRSGPDGLVYLTVHARKGGLRIGIPG, translated from the coding sequence GCCGACCGAGGGCGCCCGCACGTCCTGACGAACACGCTCGACGCGGCCCGGGCCGCGCTCGACTCCGGGGACGGCGGTGCCGTATGGCGGATCGACGACCCGCACCGCGGACTCGATTCCAACCTCGTCGCGCTGCCCGCCGGCGACGGGATCACCGAGCACCGGGGCCCCGACCTCGACGTCCTCGTCCACGTGGTCCGCGGCAGCGGCACCCTCACCGGCGGCGGGAAGGAGATCGCACTCGCCGCGGGCGACCTCGTCCTCCTCCCCCGGCTGAGCGAGCGGGGGTTCCGCTCCGGCCCGGACGGCCTCGTCTACCTCACCGTCCACGCGCGGAAGGGCGGGCTGCGGATCGGGATTCCCGGCTGA
- a CDS encoding mechanosensitive ion channel family protein: MNALDHIPPVTWAGVGLGAAVIAGGFLLALLLRVLIRQLLLWRGRGPASADVFGRLAGWIVIALGILAALTIIFPSVRPVDVLGGVGVVSIAAGIAFQTVLGNMFAGIVLLARDKFRVGDQIAIEDHRGTIVSMGLTSSAMRTFDGRLVLVPNAELHSKIITVQTGFEEVRTSVAVDVDDAVDLRAATRIAEDAMCATPEVLEEPPPQALLSEIGTTTVRIELRFWSGATQLETKLASHEVIADVLAAFAAHGIATGSDVLVVEPGSTLQRILRDEADGTTVSPGPRPRGDAAADAQD, translated from the coding sequence ATGAACGCCCTCGACCACATCCCGCCGGTGACGTGGGCCGGCGTCGGCCTCGGTGCCGCGGTCATCGCCGGCGGATTCCTCCTCGCTCTCCTGCTCCGCGTCCTCATCCGGCAGCTCCTGCTCTGGCGCGGTCGCGGCCCGGCATCGGCCGATGTGTTCGGTCGCCTGGCCGGCTGGATCGTCATCGCCCTCGGGATCCTCGCGGCCCTCACCATCATCTTCCCCAGCGTCAGACCGGTGGACGTCCTCGGCGGCGTCGGTGTCGTGTCGATCGCGGCCGGCATCGCCTTCCAGACGGTGCTCGGCAACATGTTCGCCGGCATCGTGCTCCTCGCCCGCGACAAGTTCCGGGTGGGCGACCAGATCGCGATCGAGGACCACCGGGGCACGATCGTGTCGATGGGCCTGACCTCGAGCGCGATGCGGACCTTCGACGGTCGTCTCGTGCTCGTCCCCAATGCGGAGCTCCACTCGAAGATCATCACCGTGCAGACCGGCTTCGAGGAGGTCCGCACCTCGGTGGCGGTCGATGTCGACGACGCCGTCGACCTCCGGGCCGCGACCCGGATCGCGGAGGACGCGATGTGTGCGACCCCCGAGGTGCTCGAAGAGCCGCCGCCGCAGGCCCTGCTCTCCGAGATCGGGACGACGACGGTGCGGATCGAGTTGCGGTTCTGGTCGGGTGCGACCCAGCTCGAGACGAAGCTCGCCTCGCATGAGGTCATCGCTGATGTGCTGGCGGCCTTCGCCGCGCACGGGATCGCGACGGGCTCGGACGTGCTCGTCGTCGAACCGGGCTCGACGCTCCAGCGCATCCTGCGCGACGAAGCCGACGGGACGACCGTGAGCCCGGGCCCGCGTCCCCGCGGGGACGCTGCGGCGGACGCGCAGGACTGA
- a CDS encoding DUF2254 domain-containing protein produces MSEKQSAVRARGGIPQVQGASWWRDMWKPFWAIPVACVIGAIALGAVLPMLDGILSEKIAFVFQGGPEGARGLLGTIATGMISMTSLVFSITMVILQLASSQFTPRVLGGFLDSRVTQGTLGVFTASFVYALTVTRSVRGDYGDTGTFVPQVSVTVAFLLVLASVGFFLAFIHHITSSIQVSQVISRIGDRTLALADDMYPVTADEDTLTMGPTWSPDPGTPRVEVFTETRHGMITYVDYAGLIRFAQQHDVVITIDRPVGEFLTEGQGMLRVWGTDALEDGATETLFSHIGLGAEREMWQDVAFGIRQLVDIADRALSSGVNDPTTAVQCIDELHRVLRRLVGRRSPSPYIADDDGVVRIVHHPQSIDGHIRLAVEEIAHYAVDAVPVPDRLRDMLADLAEASDDRYLPAIERAREHVDDRCGSPRGGLA; encoded by the coding sequence ATGAGCGAGAAGCAGTCAGCAGTCCGCGCGCGCGGAGGGATTCCGCAGGTGCAGGGCGCGTCGTGGTGGCGGGACATGTGGAAGCCGTTCTGGGCGATCCCCGTCGCCTGCGTTATCGGCGCGATCGCTCTCGGCGCCGTCCTGCCCATGCTCGACGGGATCCTGTCGGAGAAGATCGCCTTCGTCTTCCAGGGCGGCCCGGAGGGTGCGCGCGGACTCCTCGGGACGATCGCCACCGGGATGATCTCGATGACGAGCCTCGTCTTCTCGATCACCATGGTCATCCTCCAACTCGCGAGCAGCCAGTTCACCCCGCGTGTGCTCGGCGGGTTCCTCGACAGCCGCGTCACCCAGGGCACCCTCGGAGTCTTCACCGCGAGCTTCGTCTACGCCCTCACCGTCACGCGCTCCGTGCGCGGCGACTACGGCGACACCGGGACGTTCGTCCCGCAGGTGTCGGTGACCGTGGCCTTCCTCCTCGTCCTCGCGAGCGTCGGGTTCTTCCTCGCTTTCATCCACCACATCACCTCCTCGATCCAGGTGTCGCAGGTGATCTCCCGGATCGGCGACCGCACGCTCGCCCTCGCCGACGACATGTATCCCGTCACCGCCGACGAGGACACTCTGACGATGGGCCCGACGTGGTCCCCGGACCCGGGGACGCCCCGCGTCGAGGTCTTCACCGAGACCCGACACGGGATGATCACCTACGTCGACTACGCCGGCCTCATCCGGTTCGCGCAGCAGCACGACGTCGTCATCACCATCGACCGCCCGGTCGGGGAGTTCCTCACCGAGGGCCAGGGGATGCTCCGGGTGTGGGGGACCGACGCGCTCGAGGACGGTGCCACGGAGACGCTCTTCTCCCACATCGGGCTCGGCGCCGAGCGGGAGATGTGGCAGGACGTCGCCTTCGGCATCCGACAGCTCGTCGACATCGCCGATCGCGCGCTGTCCTCGGGCGTCAACGATCCGACGACCGCGGTGCAGTGCATCGACGAGCTCCATCGCGTCCTCCGCCGACTCGTCGGCCGGCGGTCCCCGAGCCCGTACATCGCCGATGACGACGGAGTCGTCCGGATCGTCCACCACCCCCAGTCGATCGACGGGCACATCCGGCTCGCGGTCGAGGAGATCGCCCACTATGCGGTCGACGCGGTGCCGGTTCCGGATCGGCTCCGCGACATGCTCGCCGATCTCGCGGAAGCGTCGGACGACCGCTACCTCCCGGCGATCGAGCGGGCCAGGGAGCACGTCGACGATCGATGCGGCAGTCCGAGGGGCGGACTCGCATGA
- a CDS encoding ATP-grasp domain-containing protein → MDHTLVFLVGKKPKSGTVIAETIEVLEASGARCRVLLPHDEEVVPTDLGGARLVVHRGLSHRLDGILAAIADAGIPLCNPWGGVTNLHDRATTHRALRAAGMPAPRGDVRTTWAEVLENSRDRRVVVKAVHGAGRGRGVLPDPLPESAPMDGPYLVEDWIPHDGIDRKLSVAGDWVSGLLKASTLTHEHTTERTPFTVDDTLAALARRATAGLDMHLAGVDVVLGPHGPVVVDVNAFPGYRDVAGAAAAVASHLLDHAAGESR, encoded by the coding sequence ATGGATCACACCCTCGTCTTCCTCGTCGGGAAGAAGCCGAAGTCCGGGACCGTCATCGCTGAGACCATCGAGGTCCTCGAGGCCTCGGGCGCGCGCTGCCGCGTCCTGCTGCCGCACGACGAGGAGGTCGTTCCCACCGACCTGGGCGGCGCGCGTCTCGTGGTCCACCGGGGCCTGTCGCACCGCCTCGACGGCATCCTCGCCGCCATCGCCGATGCGGGCATCCCCCTGTGCAATCCCTGGGGCGGGGTGACGAACCTGCACGACCGCGCGACGACGCACCGTGCGCTGCGCGCAGCCGGGATGCCCGCTCCGCGAGGGGACGTGCGGACCACCTGGGCCGAGGTGCTCGAGAACTCCCGTGACCGCAGAGTCGTCGTCAAGGCCGTCCACGGAGCGGGGCGAGGTCGCGGCGTGCTGCCGGATCCGCTGCCCGAGTCCGCGCCGATGGACGGGCCGTACCTCGTCGAGGACTGGATCCCGCACGACGGCATCGACCGGAAGCTCTCCGTCGCAGGCGACTGGGTGAGCGGGCTGCTCAAGGCCTCGACCCTCACCCATGAGCACACGACCGAGCGCACCCCGTTCACGGTCGACGACACGCTCGCCGCCCTCGCACGCCGGGCGACCGCCGGACTCGACATGCACCTCGCCGGCGTCGACGTCGTGCTCGGCCCCCACGGACCCGTCGTCGTCGACGTCAACGCCTTCCCGGGCTACCGGGACGTGGCCGGCGCCGCGGCAGCGGTCGCCTCTCACCTCCTCGACCACGCGGCCGGCGAGAGCCGCTGA
- a CDS encoding L,D-transpeptidase family protein, which translates to MANGTDRPAAEPATLTVEIAEEIDLESFLESGAELTGSGLNPRSEAAVTVAPGIVADAEPGGSAPLSEESLSTAPDDTAAPSQGPSAPGEDVEPADADALGEFRTTVRAEADGSFATTVPAAYGGGEDEDYLGSHRIEISADGHVPVAVAFVVSPTADRSGTDSPTESPAPSESPRPSAPEEDAVTTEPAPEPSTPATPEPRPSAPETPAPDSAPPVDPFAVSNGFTVSGGIGNAWRAHGGENGRLGRPTGEERPLPGSAYQHFEGGSIHWSPATGAHPTWGAVRSEWGSHDWERGTLGYPTSAERCGLTGGGCYQWFQGGQIHWSPASGAHATWGGMRTAWGKAGYERGSWGYPTGAEQLRHDGRWQQRFQGGTKIVGSTPSTGLPHGVTPKTGTSQLVIAHATKRATSYGTVERWELRSDRSWHKVGASWNARFGYSGLDPRAWTNHEGTGTTPMGNFSLDYAFGRDAKPAGTGLRYERMTRSNYNHWCSDVRSADYNKHLRSPSASCPSPRPGSLYETPQFNLAIAIDFNKKRIRGKGSGVLMHTNGAGSTAGCVSVTSAQMGTTTSWLDEDRSPHIVIAPTGELRYQR; encoded by the coding sequence GTGGCGAACGGCACCGACCGGCCGGCTGCGGAACCGGCGACCCTCACCGTCGAGATCGCCGAGGAGATCGACCTCGAATCGTTCCTCGAATCCGGGGCGGAGCTTACCGGCTCCGGGCTCAACCCCCGTTCGGAGGCCGCCGTCACCGTCGCCCCCGGCATCGTCGCCGATGCCGAGCCGGGCGGTTCGGCGCCGCTGTCGGAGGAGAGCCTCTCCACCGCTCCGGACGACACCGCTGCACCCTCCCAGGGCCCCTCGGCTCCGGGCGAGGACGTCGAACCAGCGGACGCGGACGCCCTCGGCGAGTTCCGGACCACCGTCCGCGCGGAGGCCGACGGTTCGTTCGCAACGACCGTCCCGGCCGCCTACGGGGGCGGCGAGGACGAGGACTACCTCGGCTCCCACCGCATCGAGATCTCCGCCGACGGGCACGTTCCGGTCGCGGTCGCCTTCGTCGTCTCCCCGACCGCCGACCGCTCTGGGACCGACTCCCCGACCGAGTCGCCCGCTCCTTCGGAATCGCCGCGGCCGTCCGCACCGGAGGAGGACGCGGTCACCACCGAGCCGGCACCCGAGCCCTCGACACCCGCCACTCCCGAACCTCGGCCGTCCGCTCCGGAGACCCCTGCTCCCGACTCCGCACCCCCGGTCGACCCCTTCGCCGTGTCGAACGGCTTCACGGTGTCCGGCGGCATCGGCAATGCCTGGCGGGCCCATGGCGGGGAGAACGGACGCCTGGGCAGGCCGACCGGCGAGGAGCGTCCCCTGCCGGGGAGTGCGTACCAGCACTTCGAGGGCGGTTCGATCCATTGGTCACCGGCCACCGGCGCCCATCCGACATGGGGCGCCGTCCGCTCCGAGTGGGGATCCCACGACTGGGAGCGCGGGACGCTCGGCTACCCGACCTCCGCGGAGCGCTGCGGGCTCACCGGCGGCGGCTGCTACCAGTGGTTCCAGGGCGGTCAGATCCACTGGTCGCCGGCTTCCGGCGCGCATGCGACCTGGGGCGGCATGCGGACCGCCTGGGGCAAGGCCGGATACGAGCGCGGCTCGTGGGGCTACCCGACGGGTGCCGAGCAGCTGCGCCACGACGGACGCTGGCAGCAGCGGTTCCAGGGCGGCACGAAGATCGTCGGATCCACCCCGTCGACCGGGCTCCCTCACGGCGTGACGCCCAAGACCGGGACGAGCCAGCTCGTCATCGCCCACGCGACCAAGCGCGCCACCTCCTACGGCACGGTCGAGCGCTGGGAGCTGCGCAGCGACCGCAGCTGGCACAAGGTCGGCGCCTCGTGGAACGCCCGCTTCGGGTACTCCGGGCTCGATCCGCGTGCCTGGACGAACCACGAGGGCACCGGGACGACCCCGATGGGCAACTTCAGCCTCGACTACGCCTTCGGCCGCGACGCGAAGCCTGCGGGAACCGGTCTGCGGTACGAGCGGATGACCCGGTCGAACTACAACCACTGGTGCTCCGACGTCCGGTCCGCCGACTACAACAAGCACCTCCGCTCCCCCTCGGCGTCGTGCCCCTCGCCGCGTCCCGGGTCGCTCTACGAGACGCCCCAGTTCAACCTCGCCATCGCCATCGACTTCAACAAGAAGCGGATCCGCGGCAAGGGCTCGGGCGTGCTCATGCACACGAACGGCGCTGGTTCCACGGCAGGATGCGTGTCGGTGACCTCGGCCCAGATGGGGACCACGACCTCCTGGCTCGACGAGGACCGGAGCCCCCACATCGTCATCGCGCCCACCGGCGAGCTGCGGTACCAGCGGTGA